Part of the Passer domesticus isolate bPasDom1 chromosome 8, bPasDom1.hap1, whole genome shotgun sequence genome is shown below.
ACCAGAGACCCCTTTGCCTTGTTtatccccagctgtcatcactgcctccagtgttctgctgtgACTGGAagctggggacactttctcagtcatgtccctcagtgggacccattaaaacttcaagaaactttggagtttaaatttaactttgagttctggagaagtcttttgaaggctctctcagggactgagtctgatgtaaacagAGTCCATGTCccaagagggtcattaaagtctttgttctgtgtctgtgctgctgagctttaaaggaacagctcttcccaggaccagctcctctcccagcccagcagggctgagggctctgcctgcaggcactgaggggacaggagccaggcagagacaggctgaggaagtcattgagctgaaacttcacttggggaaagatcttcacagccctccacatggtgagtcagtggatgcagggcaatgtcccctggagggatctcctgaagccagcacaccccacagcctgggggatgtgccaggaggactctcccaatttctctgtggcaggggagcaggaggaggaggatgtgctgcagagcagagctgccctgggcaccctcagagggacagggcaggatggctcctgctgccagggcagggctgcagggggtgtgaagctggggctgcagccaggactgccagggctgtcctgcagagcaggtcctgcagccctcagggctcttggccagcccaggggatgtgccacttgccaggggcagctctcagcctgcctgggagctccccatggacagtgcaggggagctgtgggggcaaGGAGTgactcctgccagggcaggtcctgctgctgtggagagggtgctgtgtgggccagggctgctcagagctccagttCACGCCCAGCTCATTCCTGAGGGGACTTTTCATGAGCTCATTCAGGGCAGGGCTTTCCTGCTTGGGTCTCTGCTTTCCCGAATCTGTGCTCCCACTTTTCCCTGGCTCCCTTGGTGGCAAGGGAAACTGAGCTGCGccgggcagagcaggggctgaggctctTAAACCATTACCCTGAGTTTTCCTGGGAACCTCAGCaagtgccccccccccccctccccagccttcaGGCCCATCCAGCATCACCTTTCCatggtgcccaggctgggggatCTGTTCTttaatccctgcagccctgagcagctgcagggcagagctggcccaggggctgggctgggctctggcagctctggcagggaaggagcccggggccacaggagcagctcgggctggcacagctccagcagcagagccgtgggcagggagggagggaggcagtgctgagggaagccctgctgcagggcagatgtggcactgccagccctgccctgcagggcagacactaccctgagcagcacagccctcgtgtcccctcccagccagcacaaCCCTCAgcccgggggctcggggccctcagtccctcctgggctggcagagcagcagcagagatgaagggcatctctcctgccatgtgcccattcctgctgacagggcctgagggccactgccctgccctggtgctgcctggcaggggctgtgcagggctgggcagggaaaggcttttcctcaggcctggctctctctctccttgcCTTGCCCAGGTGCTCCTGGCGTTGCTGAGGGGCTCTCTGGGAtggcagttccagctgcagggtcaggcttgggctcctcctgtgcaggctgagctcagcaatggggtgtcccagctccctgtgcccggggagctctgggcagggcaggctggcaatGAGTCAACTCTCCTCAGTCAGTGCCATGGACAGGACCCTTGGTGTGTCCTTGGGATGCCATCCAAGTTgtgagctgcctccaggggacactgggtgaCAGGAGTGTCCTTGGCCAGAGTGGGGCTGAGACTCTGAGAAAGGCTGAGCCagtttgctctgctgtgggtccctctgctctcagctgtgtcaGGCTGATTTCCAGGGGAACACAAGGACTGCCCTGGATCTCAGAAAcggcagctggggacagatggggtgacagagcagctcccctcACCCTTcactgagtcacagccactgctcttGCATTGCTCAGTTCTCTCTGAtttccctgggcacagcaggaaacccTCTCAAACTGCCTTTGGCTGCCACTGTTCCTTAGCCCTGGGACAGTAGGTGCTGCATagctcctctgcctcaggagcAGTTTGGGCTGATGAAATCCAAGCCCAGGactggcccctgtccctgttcccatgaccccactgctgcagagcagagctgacccCTTGGTGTCCATGGGCAGAGCCCCCACTCATCACAGCAATGGGGccagatcccagcagagctccaggcatAGGGCTGAAGGAAGGgctctgagaaaaggaaaattggatggcacagagcagcaggggcagagctgggagaaaggGCTTGGACATTGTTTAGCAAAGTCAGCCCTGACTCGTCACTGTGTCCTCCCTGAACAGGAAtgcatggccagccccagcaaatgtccaacagcagctccatcaggcacttcctcctgctggcattggcagacacgcggcagctgcagctcctgcacttctgcctcttgctgggcatctccctggctgccctcctgggcaacggcctcatcatcagcgccgtagcctgcggccaccacctgcacacgcccatgttcttcttcctgctcaacctggccctcagcgacctgggctccatctgcaccactgtccccaaagccatgcacaattccctctgggacaccagcaacatctcctacaaaggatgtgctgctcaggtgtttttctttgcctttttcatGTCAGCAGAATTTGCACTTCTCACAGTGATGTGCTATGACCGCtatgtgtccatctgcaaacccctgcactacgggaccctcctgggcagcagagcttgtgcccacatggcagcagctgcctgggccagtggtttcctcaatgctctgctgcacacagccaacacattttccctgcccctgtgccatggcaatgccctgggccagttcttctgtgaaatcccacacatcCTCAAGCTCACCTGCTCACACTCCAAActcagggaatttgggattACTGTCCTAAGTGCTGTTCTATATCTcggttgttttgtgttcatagttttctcctatgtgcagatcttcagggctgtgctgaggatcccctctgagcagggacggcacaaagccttttccacctgcctccctcacctggctgtggccaccatgttcctcagcactggcacATTTGCCTACCTAAAGcccccctccctctcctccccatccctggatctttcagtgtcagttctgtactcggtggtgactccagccctgaaccccctcatctacagcctgaggaaccaggagctcaaggattCCCTGAGAAAACTGGTGACTGTATCTTCAaaagcaataaattcccttttctgctgcataaCCTTCAGAATGTAACTCTTACAATCTCATCCTTTTCCCCCCTATTTGTCTATTTCTTATTATGGGGACTATTTGTATTGTTGTAATGTTTCTTACAAAATACTGTAGTATTACTTTTAGCATTTCAATATTAATATCTACCtttcttttgaaacagaaaGACTTGCAAGAGGCTTGTTCCTTtggcatttaaataaaaacaagttcctgccctgacctgtctgtccaaggcatttcctcagcccttctctggctctgcaggggcagtgcctgtgagcagaggtggagggaagtggctcccagcacagcagcacggccagggacaatggccctgcctcttcccacatctgctcctcccagctccacactcctcttcccagccctgctgtgggtgcgaggccggagtgctctggcagcttggtcactgtcctgctgcgtgtccgtgctgtgccctcaggcagggacaggccatgggcactgctgggacacagctgggctccagcacagcagctccaccagcaaagggtatctcctgagcgcagggcagggaggctctgctcccctccagagtcactctcagactctcaagaggctccttgtattccttgttctcccagggctcagagggatgagatcagggtctcaCTGGGGCCTTCAGGGGACTCAGGTCTGGGTCAGGTCTTGCTTGTTGAtggccagtgcccatcagatggtgaatggtctgtgctgaaccttcctggggctctgcagcttgtgccagggctgatggcaggggaaggtttgtctggagggccttgggagctgccaggagaacctGTAGggttcctgcagggacagggtgtgccagagagcagcagggagtggagctcactgggcacaggcctggccaggctggggtcaccccgagatcaaggactgaatgtgtgctgtgagccaggagagctctgcagcctagggacacagcaggcccagggaaaggagtctgggcactgcctggtctGAGCCTCAGGGAATTCCCCCAGatggatccagggcagccccaagcccctctggcagccctggcacaaggcaggcacctctgagccccctccatgccccgcagagcctgtgtgggagggggtcagtgcagggagcaccatcagctgcctctgtgtgccaggctgagcagcagagcccagcagaggcagcccagggccccgggcagcacagcccccgtgctctgcagagcagcagccccagctcagggctctgggcagcagggcaggggctgcagcaatggctgctggggccagcacagacgtgttcccctgggaaaggctctgggggcagctggcatgggccaggagcagagcaggagcccgtgggtgtgcagaggagccctggcaagaggctggcctgtccctgggccagcaggagctgcctgaggagccccggggccaactctgctgctgggctgggcagcggggctgggcctggggctgcaggagctgcccgagctgagcatctgctgagcattccagacccagagtggctgtccctgacctccagtgcctgcagttcctgctgcagggccagacctgactctgctgctggcctagggcagggacagggagaggaaaatgatGGACCCTTGTCTATATGAGTCCCCACAGTGTCAGAATGGGCAATGTGGTTCCATGACATctgtgagagtctgtccgaaacttcccttattttttgcctctcgatcgtcatgaaagccaagaccaccggggaaagggaaagatcctgttctgaaaatccaggtctgtctggtccaccaagccagataaTTGCCTACGGGtatgtttgctcaactcatggaacactgcatccaagaaggggcagtgtgctctcctttgcctgc
Proteins encoded:
- the LOC135305991 gene encoding olfactory receptor 14J1-like, translated to MSNSSSIRHFLLLALADTRQLQLLHFCLLLGISLAALLGNGLIISAVACGHHLHTPMFFFLLNLALSDLGSICTTVPKAMHNSLWDTSNISYKGCAAQVFFFAFFMSAEFALLTVMCYDRYVSICKPLHYGTLLGSRACAHMAAAAWASGFLNALLHTANTFSLPLCHGNALGQFFCEIPHILKLTCSHSKLREFGITVLSAVLYLGCFVFIVFSYVQIFRAVLRIPSEQGRHKAFSTCLPHLAVATMFLSTGTFAYLKPPSLSSPSLDLSVSVLYSVVTPALNPLIYSLRNQELKDSLRKLVTVSSKAINSLFCCITFRM